One part of the Ochotona princeps isolate mOchPri1 chromosome 3, mOchPri1.hap1, whole genome shotgun sequence genome encodes these proteins:
- the LOC131479775 gene encoding LOW QUALITY PROTEIN: vomeronasal type-2 receptor 1-like (The sequence of the model RefSeq protein was modified relative to this genomic sequence to represent the inferred CDS: inserted 3 bases in 2 codons) yields the protein MAETGFCPAHGSKDVASCLLPKKNGNFSQYEFISDHRVNMTGKDDRLYAMSDKLCTGEEKLEKLNNTYLDVSQLRITNNVRQAVYAMAYALDHLISLLLTEFRHFILRIKISHIASVCHCFAFWLMFYLKTVMFTTHDGRKIKFDTNGDVVGYYDILNWQLDDNXDIAFVKVGQYVFTKSKYEFIISNNSAIFWNTASSKIPHSMCTELCPPGTWKGIRQREPICCFDCIPCAEGHVSRTAGQRECERCGEDYWSSAQKSECVLKEVEFLAYDEALGFTLVILSIFGALVALVVMVVYVMYRHTPLVKANGRDLSFLIQASLIIIVLSSILFVGKPYDWSCMARQVTLALGFSLCLACILGKTISLFLAYRISKSKTRLISIRPIFLKIIVLISVLAEIDICTAYLVLEPPRVYKNMESQNIKIILECNEGSIEFLCSMFGVDVFLALLCFLTTFVXPDNYYEGKCITFGMLVFFIVWISFVPASLSTKGKFKAAVEIFAILASSYGLLGCIFAPKCFIILLRPKRNTDDTVGGKVPIIDRSQQLTSASVSSEPNTTTESTVMDG from the exons ATGGCTGAAACAGGATTCTGTCCTGCCCATGGCTCCAAAGATGTTGCTTCTTGTCTGCTTCCAAAAAAGAATGGAAACTTTAGCCAGTATG AGTTTATCTCAGACCACAGAGTGAATATGACTGGTAAAGATGACAGATTGTATGCCATGTCGGATAAACTGTGCACTGGAGAGGAGAAATTAGAGAAGCTTAACAATACCTACCTGGATGTGTCTCAGCTGAGAATTACAAACAATGTCAGACAAGCTGTGTATGCTATGGCTTATGCCTTGGATCATCTAA TTTCTCTTTTGTTAACAGAGTT TCGACATTTTATCTTG AGAATTAAAATTTCACACATTGCTTCTGTCTGCCACTGCTTTGCTTTCTGGCTCATGTTTTATTTGAAGACAGTCATGTTCACAACCCATgatggaaggaaaataaaatttgacaCAAATGGCGATGTGGTGGGATACTATGATATTCTAAATTGGCAACTAGATGATA GAGACATTGCCTTTGTGAAGGTTGGACAATATGTCTTTACAAAGTCTAAGTATGAATTCATCATCAGCAATAATTCAGCAATATTTTGGAATACTGCATCATCAAAG ATTCCCCACTCCATGTGTACTGAACTCTGTCCTCCTGGGACCTGGAAGGGGATTCGTCAAAGAGAacccatctgctgctttgacTGCATTCCTTGTGCTGAAGGGCATGTGTCACGGACGGCAG GCCAAAGGGAATGTGAACGGTGTGGTGAAGACTACTGGTCCAGTGCACAGAAGAGTGAGTGTGTTCTCAAAGAGGTGGAGTTCCTTGCTTATGATGAGGCCCTGGGATTCACGCTGGTCATTCTCTCCATCTTTGGGGCACTTGTGGCCTTAGTAGTCATGGTTGTGTATGTGATGTACAGGCACACTCCACTGGTGAAGGCCAATGGCCGGGACCTGAGCTTTCTCATTCAGGCTTCTCTTATCATTATAGTGTTGTCATCCatactttttgttggaaagccataTGACTGGTCCTGCATGGCTCGGCAGGTCACTCTAGCACTGGGCTTTTCTCTTTGCCTAGCTTGtattcttgggaagaccatttcattatttttagccTATAGAATTTCCAAGTCCAAAACTCGGCTTATATCCATACGCCccatttttctaaaaatcattGTGCTGATCTCTGTCTTAGCTGAGATTGACATCTGCACAGCTTACTTGGTGTTGGAACCCCCAAGGGTATACAAGAACATGGAATCTCAAAATATAAAGATCATTCTGGAGTGCAATGAGGGCTCTATAGAATTTTTATGCTCAATGTTTGGGGTTGATGTCTTCCTGGCCTTGCTTTGCTTTCTGACGACCTTTGT GCCAGATAATTACTATGAAGGAAAATGCATCACGTTTGGGATGCTTGTGTTTTTTATTGTCTGGATATCTTTTGTCCCTGCTTCTTTGAGCACCAAAGGCAAATTCAAAGCGGCTGTGGAAATATTTGCAATCTTGGCATCCAGCTATGGTTTGTTGGGTTGTATATTTGCTCCCAAGTGCTTCATTATTCTGCTGAGGCCAAAGAGGAACACGGACGACACTGTTGGTGGAAAGGTCCCCATCATAGACAGGAGC caacaactgaCATCAGCGTCTGTGAGCAGTGAGCCTAACACCACCACCGAGTCAACTGTTATGGATGGCTGA